One region of Salvia miltiorrhiza cultivar Shanhuang (shh) chromosome 3, IMPLAD_Smil_shh, whole genome shotgun sequence genomic DNA includes:
- the LOC131015405 gene encoding uncharacterized protein LOC131015405 — translation MAPPSQKVVCIKHVKQETAEEWDETMPLPGDIIEGVGEDCGDESFVSAKARADLNSQLGRIHRVAEVVWLKVRRGEGTLKLRVCVVPDVNVKLQKKFTVRAASDERHVAVLAEMTFQECFDLQEMSRRVVNLDFKGFHRKGMKYDWKHKVGSSLPDRRSTVVSSILFTPLSRERGTEASTVRAMAWFSAAISSGIPLVFTNIQTEQIITSERSQTTSTVNVAQGIRLWFLPGLAEVPIELFPRPGEFRFGMDIKRTEEGFICVNSVARGTAAERAGLGQLFEQANRTRHLLVISRLKGKSLMPSTVDSDGLIHCCDNADIRQELFFALEKADSIQLHLMSWPSETVASSPASVVAALRPPESF, via the exons ATGGCGCCCCCCTCGCAGAAAGTGGTGTGCATAAAGCATGTGAAGCAGGAGACGGCGGAGGAGTGGGACGAGACGATGCCGCTGCCGGGGGACATAATCGAGGGCGTGGGCGAGGACTGCGGGGACGAGTCCTTCGTCTCGGCCAAGGCGCGGGCGGACCTCAACTCGCAGCTGGGGAGGATCCACCGCGTGGCCGAGGTGGTGTGGCTGAAGGTGCGGAGAGGGGAGGGGACCCTCAAGCTCCGAGTCTGCGTCGTGCCGGACGTCAACGTCAAGCTGCAGAAGAAGTTCACCGTCCGGGCGGCCTCCGACGAGAGGCACGTCGCGGTTCTCGCCGAGATGACCTTCCAAGAGTGCTTCGATCTGCAAG AGATGAGTAGGCGAGTGGTGAATCTAGATTTCAAGGGGTTTCATCGTAAGGGGATGAAATACGACTGGAAGCACAAGGTCGGGTCGTCTTTACCCGACCGGCGATCGACGGTGGTGAGCTCGATTTTGTTCACGCCGCTGTCGAGGGAACGGGGCACGGAGGCGTCGACGGTTAGAGCGATGGCGTGGTTTTCCGCGGCGATTTCCTCTGGGATTCCGCTCGTCTTCACCAACATTCAAACTGAACAAATCATCACCTCG GAGAGGAGCCAGACAACAAGCACGGTAAACGTCGCCCAGGGCATAAGGCTCTGGTTTCTGCCCGGCCTTGCTGAAGTCCCGATCGAATTGTTTCCCCGACCGGGAGAATTCAGGTTCGGGATGGACATAAAGCGAACTGAAGAG GGCTTCATCTGCGTGAACTCGGTGGCCCGAGGGACAGCTGCGGAGCGAGCTGGCCTCGGGCAACTGTTCGAGCAGGCGAACAGGACGCGCCACCTGCTTGTGATCTCGAGGCTCAAGGGGAAGAGCTTGATGCCGTCGACGGTCGACTCCGACGGCTTGATTCATTGTTGCGACAATGCTGATATTAGGCAGGAATTGTTTTTCGCTTTGGAAAAAGCCGATAGCATTCAGCTCCACTTGATGTCTTGGCCGAGTGAGACCGTTGCTTCGTCGCCGGCGTCGGTGGTTGCAGCGCTTAGGCCTCCGGAAAGCTTCTGA
- the LOC131015415 gene encoding uncharacterized protein LOC131015415 isoform X1: MPFNKVQSSIDIHHPQTQSVVVEKEKNHTHTYTMSGKENKIEEEEEEEETKVVHHWSHEHRLTLGEPRTRLGCFGCGRRFNEGVKAYECSQKCGNKIVLDEECAGLPRKNRHTMHPHHILIQHVFNLDDCFDETLIGKLCAICERFLINTVGCIFYKCTRAECELWMHMRCAQGSDMMYDAADDDDDDDEQCRTANHLSHPKHGLKLVRRNCSFKCDACGTTRRGKSYMCCEANCQYWIHESCASLPQTIETEYHSHSLSLSLSMSLLDISRTTSNVKCVENFYCLNIGYIIVLSAPMLSISSARSTSRPTPLEEMRKGLWSSQ; the protein is encoded by the exons ATGCCATTTAACAAAGTCCAAAGCTCCATCGACATCCACCACCCACAGACACAATCAGTTGTAGTTGAGAAGGAaaaaaatcacacacacacatatacaatGAGTGGGAAAGAAAATAAGatagaggaagaggaagaggaggaggagacAAAGGTTGTTCATCATTGGAGCCACGAGCATCGACTTACTCTCGGGGAACCTCGTACAAGACTAGGATGTTTTGGCTGTGGAAGGCGTTTTAATGAAGGAGTGAAAGCTTATGAATGTAGCCAGAAATGTGGGAATAAAATCGTATTAGATGAAGAATGCGCAGGATTGCCGAGGAAGAATAGACACACAATGCACCCACACCACATACTCATTCAACATGTATTCAACCTTGATGACTGCTTCGACGAGACACTCATAGGAAAGTTGTGTGCAATCTGCGAAAGGTTTCTTATCAACACGGTGGGGTGCATTTTCTACAAATGTACGAGGGCGGAATGTGAGTTGTGGATGCATATGAGATGCGCGCAGGGTAGTGACATGATGTACGATGcagccgatgatgatgatgacgacgACGAGCAATGTCGCACCGCAAATCATCTGAGTCACCCCAAACATGGATTGAAGTTGGTGAGGAGGAATTGCAGCTTCAAGTGCGATGCTTGCGGCACCACACGTAGGGGGAAGTCCTACATGTGCTGCGAAGCTAATTGCCAGTATTGGATCCACGAGAGCTGCGCATCGTTGCCTCAAACCATCGAAACCGAGTACCACtctcactccctctctctctctctttccatgTCCCTTCTCGATATATCAAGAACGACTTCAAATGTGAAGTGTGTAGAAAATTTTTACTGTCTAAATATTGGATATATCATTGTGCTCTCTGCACCTATGTTATCCATCTCAAGTGCGCGTTCAACGAGTCGCCCCACACCACTAG AAGAAATGAGAAAGGGATTATGGAGTTCCCAATAA
- the LOC131015414 gene encoding uncharacterized protein LOC131015414 codes for MADQISVAPQHNHQHATGAISSVEQLLFLDDDDGGRGNPLLDDVVNGMIEEMSGDANYGTNSPQFCSVHENAVSNQTAQFADIPPPPAFGNPMRVPVWPVPPSPYSCSCCQTLREIFHVNGSRVLKLGIHGRLWHISHAVLERFDSKSSPENHEYYMFDFCNESIGNVKQFLIQYCNDRKLEGFIMLQDPLSNFYDALCTGCFHHHQSLQGDGHEGEVSRLEEEANGVRLPKSYIASQRERAGKMRLRDLAKYFHLPINAAAKEMKLCPSAIKSVCRKEGLKRWPHRKIKSIKNEIAKMSKNINSADGSEKSRLAIEMQRLERELGAFYQEK; via the exons ATGGCGGACCAAATTTCCGTTGCTCCACAACACAATCACCAACACGCCACCGGCGCGATTTCCAGCGTAGAACAGTTACTGTTTCTCGACGACGATGACGGCGGCCGCGGCAACCCTTTGCTCGACGACGTCGTAAATGGAATGATCGAGGAGATGAGCGGCGACGCAAATTACGGCACTAATTCTCCTCAATTTTGCTCTGTTCATGAAAACGCCGTCAGCAACCAAACTGCGCAGTTTGCCGATattccgccgccgccggcgtTTGGAAACCCGATGCGCGTTCCAGTCTGGCCGGTTCCGCCGTCTCCGTACAGTTGCAGTTGTTGCCAAACTCTCAGAGAAATTTTCCATGTCAATG GGAGTCGAGTGTTGAAGCTTGGAATCCATGGAAGATTATGGCACATTAGCCATGCCGTGCTTGAGAGATTTGACAGCAAATCCTCACCTGAAAATCATGAATATTATATGTTTGA TTTCTGCAACGAAAGCATAGGCAATGTGAAGCAATTCTTGATTCAATACTGCAACGATCGAAAACTAGAAGGCTTCATCATGCTGCAAGATCCTCTATCCAACTTCTACGACGCGTTGTGCACCGGTTGCTTCCACCATCACCAAAGTTTACAAG GAGATGGCCACGAAGGCGAGGTTAGCCGGCTAGAGGAAGAGGCCAATGGAGTGAGACTACCTAAGAGCTACATTGCATCACAG AGGGAGAGAGCAGGGAAGATGAGATTGAGGGATTTGGCTAAGTATTTCCATCTCCCCATCAACGCCGCGGCTAAGGAGATGAAGCTATGCCCTTCTGCAATCAAGAGCGTATGCCGCAAGGAGGGCTTGAAAAGGTGGCCTCATAGAAAG ATAAAGAGCATCAAGAACGAGATAGCAAAAATGTCGAAGAACATCAACTCAGCCGATGGTAGTGAGAAATCGCGCCTCGCGATAGAGATGCAGCGCCTTGAAAGGGAACTTGGCGCCTTCTATCAAGAGAAATAG
- the LOC131015386 gene encoding ankyrin repeat-containing protein BDA1-like, giving the protein MEVLQAKLFEAATQNSITSLHHLLIDDPLILDRALVNCFNETPLHVAAMLGHDDFVQEIVGLKPELVNELSSQLSSPLHLAAAKGHLGVVKALLRVDSQACLGRDRNDLLPLHLAAAKGRVEAVKLLLEARPDTVRLPACGGESILHLCVKSYQLEALRLILKSVISVMSNIDEFINSTDSDGNTVLHLAVADKQVETIKFLLSVGALEVNAQNHEGLTALEVLIRSRRDVRDSQIEKLLKNEQPLQKNQKSNSWESLMEKHGGWLDRKKSTLMVVASLIATMAFQIGVNPPGGAWQNDSPPGNLETYMAGESVLMTTFPQCYVRFYIINTTAFIASLSIILLLMSGLPMRRRLFVWILMVITWIAITAIALTYLIAIRLMTPSYFENTPVFKAVVATIFVWIGLMALLLVAHTIRMIKKFVTKARERGMIGPTSSAAGP; this is encoded by the exons ATGGAGGTGTTGCAAGCTAAGCTATTCGAAGCTGCGACACAAAATTCCATTACTTCACTGCACCACCTACTCATAGATGATCCATTGATTCTCGACAGAGCTCTCGTTAACTGTTTCAACGAGACTCCTCTGCACGTCGCGGCCATGTTAGGCCACGACGATTTCGTGCAGGAAATCGTGGGGTTAAAACCAGAGCTCGTAAACGAGCTGAGTTCGCAACTATCATCTCCTCTGCATCTGGCAGCGGCTAAGGGCCATCTCGGTGTAGTGAAGGCCCTCCTACGTGTCGATAGTCAGGCGTGCTTGGGCCGGGATAGAAACGACCTGCTGCCGTTGCATTTAGCAGCAGCGAAAGGCCGGGTTGAGGCCGTGAAGCTGCTGCTCGAAGCTCGACCGGATACAGTCAGGCTTCCAGCGTGCGGAGGAGAGAGCATCTTGCATTTGTGTGTCAAAAGCTACCAGTTGGAGGCTCTAAGGCTGATTCTGAAGAGTGTGATAAGTGTGATGAGCAATATTGATGAGTTCATCAACTCTACAGATAGTGATGGAAACACTGTCTTGCATTTGGCTGTTGCAGACAAGCAAGTTGAG ACAATCAAATTCTTGCTAAGTGTGGGTGCACTAGAAGTGAATGCACAAAACCATGAGGGTTTAACAGCGCTTGAAGTTCTGATTCGAAGCAGAAGAGATGTGAGGGACTCACAAATCGAAAAGCTCCTAAAAAATGAGCAGCCACTACAAAAGAATCAGAAGAGCAACAGCTGGGAGAGCTTGATGGAGAAGCATGGTGGTTGGCTCGACAGAAAGAAAAGCACATTAATGGTGGTGGCTTCACTGATCGCCACCATGGCTTTTCAAATCGGAGTCAACCCCCCCGGAGGCGCCTGGCAAAACGACTCTCCTCCGGGCAACCTCGAGACATACATGGCGGGCGAGAGTGTTCTTATGACTACATTCCCTCAATGTTACGTGAGGTTTTACATTATCAATACGACGGCGTTTATAGCGTCCCTGAGTATCATATTGCTTCTCATGAGTGGGTTGCCCATGAGGCGGAGGCTCTTCGTGTGGATCCTGATGGTCATCACATGGATCGCCATTACGGCCATCGCGCTAACCTATTTGATCGCCATACGTTTAATGACACCCTCTTACTTTGAGAATACGCCGGTATTCAAGGCGGTTGTGGCCACCATCTTTGTCTGGATCGGCTTGATGGCGCTCCTCCTTGTTGCCCACACTATTCGTATGATAAAGAAGTTCGTTACAAAGGCTAGAGAAAGAGGGATGATCGGGCCTACAAGTTCAGCTGCAGGCCCTTGA
- the LOC131015415 gene encoding uncharacterized protein LOC131015415 isoform X2 produces MPFNKVQSSIDIHHPQTQSVVVEKEKNHTHTYTMSGKENKIEEEEEEEETKVVHHWSHEHRLTLGEPRTRLGCFGCGRRFNEGVKAYECSQKCGNKIVLDEECAGLPRKNRHTMHPHHILIQHVFNLDDCFDETLIGKLCAICERFLINTVGCIFYKCTRAECELWMHMRCAQGSDMMYDAADDDDDDDEQCRTANHLSHPKHGLKLVRRNCSFKCDACGTTRRGKSYMCCEANCQYWIHESCASLPQTIETEYHSHSLSLSLSMSLLDISRTTSNVKCVENFYCLNIGYIIVLSAPMLSISSARSTSRPTPLEMRKGLWSSQ; encoded by the exons ATGCCATTTAACAAAGTCCAAAGCTCCATCGACATCCACCACCCACAGACACAATCAGTTGTAGTTGAGAAGGAaaaaaatcacacacacacatatacaatGAGTGGGAAAGAAAATAAGatagaggaagaggaagaggaggaggagacAAAGGTTGTTCATCATTGGAGCCACGAGCATCGACTTACTCTCGGGGAACCTCGTACAAGACTAGGATGTTTTGGCTGTGGAAGGCGTTTTAATGAAGGAGTGAAAGCTTATGAATGTAGCCAGAAATGTGGGAATAAAATCGTATTAGATGAAGAATGCGCAGGATTGCCGAGGAAGAATAGACACACAATGCACCCACACCACATACTCATTCAACATGTATTCAACCTTGATGACTGCTTCGACGAGACACTCATAGGAAAGTTGTGTGCAATCTGCGAAAGGTTTCTTATCAACACGGTGGGGTGCATTTTCTACAAATGTACGAGGGCGGAATGTGAGTTGTGGATGCATATGAGATGCGCGCAGGGTAGTGACATGATGTACGATGcagccgatgatgatgatgacgacgACGAGCAATGTCGCACCGCAAATCATCTGAGTCACCCCAAACATGGATTGAAGTTGGTGAGGAGGAATTGCAGCTTCAAGTGCGATGCTTGCGGCACCACACGTAGGGGGAAGTCCTACATGTGCTGCGAAGCTAATTGCCAGTATTGGATCCACGAGAGCTGCGCATCGTTGCCTCAAACCATCGAAACCGAGTACCACtctcactccctctctctctctctttccatgTCCCTTCTCGATATATCAAGAACGACTTCAAATGTGAAGTGTGTAGAAAATTTTTACTGTCTAAATATTGGATATATCATTGTGCTCTCTGCACCTATGTTATCCATCTCAAGTGCGCGTTCAACGAGTCGCCCCACACCACTAG AAATGAGAAAGGGATTATGGAGTTCCCAATAA
- the LOC131015482 gene encoding LOW QUALITY PROTEIN: uncharacterized protein LOC131015482 (The sequence of the model RefSeq protein was modified relative to this genomic sequence to represent the inferred CDS: inserted 1 base in 1 codon; substituted 1 base at 1 genomic stop codon): MSLIAAEENSGAELIPVPANIDWEMLDKSKFFFLGAALFSSVSCALYPAAVLKTRQQMLPEKVPCSEIARSIIRSDGYRGFYRGLTTSLIGTVPARALYMGALELTRSNMARVVGPRLGFSEAGASAAANAAAGASAAAAAQLVWNPIDVVSQRLMVQDSCPVSSCRSSGGVVTFAKIVRENGVRGLYRGFGVSILTYAPSNAAWWVSYSAVHREIGHGVGADGGGATEVAVQGLSATVASGVSALVTMPLDTIKTRTQVTDGGESXNXGFENCEGMVKEGGLGACYRGLGPRWAAMSVSATTMITTYEFLKKLSTKN, encoded by the exons ATGAGCTTAATCGCTGCAGAGGAAAATTCAGGTGCAGAATTAATCCCCGTTCCCGCCAATATAGATTGGGAAATGCTCGACAAATCCAAGTTTTTCTTCCTCGGCGCCGCTCTTTTCTCGTCGGTTTCTTGCGCTCTTTACCCCGCCGCCGTGTTGAAAACGCGGCAGCAGATGCTGCCGGAAAAGGTCCCGTGCTCCGAAATAGCACGGTCCATCATCCGCAGCGACGGTTACCGCGGTTTCTACCGCGGTCTAACCACTTCCCTAATCGGGACCGTCCCAGCTCGAGCGCTCTAC ATGGGAGCGCTCGAGCTCACTAGGAGCAACATGGCCCGTGTTGTCGGACCCCGCCTCGGATTCTCCGAGGCGGGGGCCTCAGCAGCCGCGAACGCGGCTGCTGGGGCCAGTGCCGCGGCGGCGGCCCAGCTCGTATGGAACCCTATCGATGTCGTGAGCCAGAGGCTCATGGTTCAAGACTCTTGCCCCGTCTCGTCGTGTCGGTCTAGTGGTGGAGTGGTTACGTTTGCGAAGATAGTGCGCGAAAACGGGGTGAGGGGGTTGTATAGAGGGTTTGGGGTGTCCATACTCACCTATGCACCCTCCAATGCTGCATGGTGGGTGTCCTACTCCGCCGTGCACCGAGAGATTGGGCACGGCGTGGGGGCCGACGGGGGCGGGGCGACGGAGGTGGCGGTGCAGGGGCTCAGTGCCACCGTCGCTAGTGGAGTGTCTGCACTGGTGACAATGCCACTCGACACGATAAAGACACGAACCCAGGTCACAGACGGAGGGGAGa gaaattagggttttgaaaaTTGTGAGGGCATGGTGAAGGAAGGTGGATTGGGTGCTTGTTATAGAGGATTGGGGCCGAGATGGGCGGCGATGTCGGTGTCGGCGACGACGATGATCACCACCTACGAGTTTCTCAAGAAGCTCTCAACTAAGAATTAA
- the LOC131015345 gene encoding uncharacterized protein LOC131015345 — translation MSGKENKIEEEEEETKVVHHWSHEHRLTLGEPRIGERFFCCGRRFNGGEKAYECRCWKNIVLDEECLGMPMKIRHAMHPQHILTHHVFSYDEYYLGTLTGKLCAICESSLINRRSFGTNTEGSIFYKCTRAECRLWMHMRCAQGSDMMYDADDDDDDEQHRTIDHPSHPKHGLKLVRRSCRFKCDACGITRGVKSYMCCIANCQYWIHNSCSSLPQAIESEYHSHSLSLSFHVPPSYMRRDLKCDVCKKYLPFKYWIYHCELCSYVVHLNCASNATRYEKGMLKFPISDVGEELIGGFIKREGGAISIPHDDEDYEFHDHKLRLVSSSPKEEENCDDGKDQESELICDGCITPIFGWKQRPSSSSSSSSSSKDYYYMSCNSGCNYNVHIECFHLPSRLPSIPLHHESGHRLILKSPHTSPDMEWKCVVCSLDSSGLFYACTECEFRADIKCASLPATIYHTAHPEHPLYFQSGGGVTYCDAMCGDYIYDYNCYACSSCEFIVHVRCAVLAASITSRRWDKHHPLLLTYDANPNHQGESIYCDACETAETNPKRWMYDCRHCDLSFHPRCLKSTSGEYRNIKLGKEYVIISAAVHPPHPLVHQLLTKRRCDLCDKDKYERPGFHCASCNFSICTYCGMQSAITCLEGGYVKALPY, via the exons ATGAGTGGGAAAGAAAATAAGAtagaggaagaggaggaggagacAAAGGTTGTTCACCATTGGAGTCACGAGCATCGACTTACTCTGGGGGAACCTCGTATAGGAGAAAGATTTTTTTGCTGTGGAAGGCGTTTTAATGGAGGAGAGAAAGCTTATGAATGTAGATGTTGGAAAAATATCGTATTAGATGAAGAATGTTTGGGAATGCCGATGAAGATTAGGCACGCAATGCACCCACAACACATACTCACTCATCATGTATTCAGCTATGATGAATACTATCTCGGAACACTCACAGGAAAGTTGTGTGCAATCTGCGAAAGTTCTCTTATCAACCGCCGAAGTTTTGGTACCAACACGGAGGGGAGCATATTCTACAAATGTACGAGGGCAGAATGTAGGCTGTGGATGCACATGAGATGCGCGCAGGGTAGTGACATGATGTACGATGCAGACGATGATGATGACGACGAGCAACATCGCACCATAGATCATCCGAGTCACCCCAAACATGGATTGAAGTTGGTGAGGAGGAGTTGTCGCTTCAAGTGCGATGCTTGCGGCATCACACGTGGGGTGAAATCCTACATGTGCTGCATAGCTAATTGTCAGTATTGGATCCACAACAGTTGCTCATCGTTGCCTCAAGCCATCGAAAGCGAATACCActctcactcactctctctctcttttcatgTCCCACCTTCATATATGAGAAGGGACTTGAAATGTGATGTGTGTAAAAAATATTTACCGtttaaatattggatatatCATTGTGAGCTCTGCAGCTATGTTGTCCATCTCAACTGCGCCTCCAACGCCACTAG ATATGAGAAAGGAATGTTGAAGTTCCCAATAAGTGATGTGGGTGAGGAGCTAATTGGAGGTTTCATAAAGAGAGAAGGAGGAGCTATATCAATACCTCATGATGATGAAGATTATGAGTTCCACGATCACAAACTAAGATTAGTTTCATCATCtccaaaagaagaagaaaattgtgaTGATGGGAAAGATCAAGAATCGGAATTAATATGTGATGGGTGCATTACTCCCATATTCGGCTGGAAGCAGAGaccatcttcatcatcatcttcttcttcaagtAGTAAAGATTACTACTATATGAGTTGTAACAGTGGATGCAATTACAATGTTCACATAGAGTGCTTCCACTTGCCATCTCGCCTCCCCTCCATTCCACTCCACCACGAATCTGGTCACCGCCTGATTCTCAAATCTCCTCACACATCTCCAGATATGGAGTGGAAGTGCGTGGTGTGCTCTCTCGACTCAAGTGGGCTATTCTACGCTTGTACAGAATGCGAGTTCAGAGCAGACATCAAGTGCGCTTCTCTGCCGGCCACCATATATCACACGGCTCACCCAGAACATCCCCTCTACTTTCAATCTGGCGGGGGAGTAACTTACTGTGATGCTATGTGTGGTGACTACATATACGATTATAACTGTTACGCGTGTAGCAGCTGTGAGTTCATTGTGCACGTTCGATGCGCTGTGCTGGCAGCATCAATCACCAGCCGTAGATGGGACAAGCACCACCCACTGCTATTGACGTACGACGCCAATCCCAACCATCAAGGTGAATCAATCTACTGCGATGCATGCGAAACAGCAGAAACGAATCCTAAGAGGTGGATGTATGACTGCCGCCACTGCGATCTATCCTTCCATCCCCGCTGCTTGAAATCCACATCCGGTGAGTATAGAAACATCAAGTTGGGAAAGGAGTATGTGATTATTTCTGCGGCAGTTCACCCACCACACCCTCTCGTCCATCAACTTCTCACAAAACGCCGCTGCGACCTTTGTGATAAGGATAAGTATGAACGGCCAGGATTTCACTGTGCATCATGCAACTTCAGCATTTGTACTTACTGTGGTATGCAGTCTGCAATTACATGTCTCGAAGGCGGCTACGTCAAGGCCCTCCCGTACTGA